The Martelella sp. AD-3 genome includes a region encoding these proteins:
- a CDS encoding mechanosensitive ion channel family protein, whose protein sequence is MKTLLALITCLFALAAGMGDYAVAEAQKAGIETDVTASSDAAIEARLMGIFDQIEGLESVDATVRSGVVILRGKVQEARFAARAAELAERVNGVVAVNDEIAEETSVGERLVPVFERLEARALQALSYVPLILVAMLSWVLVALFGAFLAKRRWPFRQVAPNTFIADLLRQVVRIAFMIIGGVLALDILGATALLGTLLGAAGIVGLAVGFAVRDTVENYIASILLSVRQPFRPQDFVRIDNYEGFVISLTARATILMEIDGNHIRIPNATVFKSVIVNYTVNPQRRFTFEVGVDANSDLDRALKIGLETVSRQDFILDDPAADAWIRELGDSNVVLVFVGWVDQAATNLLKARSEAMRLVKRALETNGFSLPEPTYRLRLDDDIQTALSLPSSSLSTGEPRAAAASTEPETAQDTAVDNDLRRRVAAERHQKGRGDLLDENAPNEFGKT, encoded by the coding sequence ATGAAGACACTCCTGGCCCTGATCACGTGTCTTTTCGCCCTTGCGGCGGGAATGGGGGATTACGCCGTCGCCGAGGCGCAGAAGGCCGGCATTGAAACCGATGTGACGGCCTCCTCCGATGCCGCGATCGAAGCGCGGCTCATGGGCATTTTCGACCAGATCGAGGGGCTGGAGAGCGTCGACGCGACCGTCCGGTCCGGCGTCGTTATACTGCGCGGCAAGGTGCAGGAGGCCCGCTTTGCCGCTCGGGCGGCCGAACTTGCCGAAAGGGTCAACGGCGTCGTCGCCGTCAACGACGAGATTGCCGAGGAAACCTCGGTCGGCGAGCGGCTGGTGCCGGTCTTCGAACGCCTTGAGGCACGCGCCTTGCAGGCGCTGAGCTATGTCCCGCTGATCCTCGTCGCGATGCTGTCATGGGTGCTTGTGGCGCTTTTCGGCGCCTTTCTGGCAAAGCGTCGGTGGCCCTTCCGCCAGGTCGCGCCGAATACCTTCATCGCCGATCTCCTGCGGCAGGTGGTCAGGATCGCCTTCATGATCATCGGCGGCGTGCTGGCGCTCGATATCCTCGGCGCGACCGCGCTGCTTGGCACGCTGCTGGGCGCTGCCGGCATTGTCGGTCTCGCCGTCGGCTTCGCCGTGCGCGACACGGTGGAAAACTACATCGCCAGTATTCTTCTTTCCGTTCGCCAGCCATTCCGCCCGCAGGACTTCGTCAGGATCGACAATTACGAGGGTTTCGTCATCAGCCTGACGGCGCGCGCCACCATTCTGATGGAGATCGACGGCAACCATATCCGCATTCCGAACGCCACCGTGTTCAAGAGCGTGATCGTCAACTACACCGTCAATCCGCAGCGTCGCTTCACCTTCGAGGTCGGCGTCGACGCCAACAGCGATCTCGACCGGGCGCTGAAGATCGGGCTCGAGACGGTGTCGCGCCAGGACTTCATTCTCGATGACCCCGCTGCGGACGCATGGATCCGTGAGCTTGGCGATTCCAATGTGGTGCTGGTTTTCGTCGGCTGGGTCGACCAGGCAGCCACCAACCTGCTGAAAGCGCGTTCGGAGGCGATGCGCCTCGTCAAGCGGGCGCTGGAAACAAACGGCTTCTCGCTTCCGGAGCCGACCTATCGCCTGCGCCTTGACGACGACATCCAGACCGCGCTCTCGCTTCCCTCTTCAAGTCTTTCAACCGGAGAGCCGCGCGCGGCGGCGGCCTCAACCGAACCCGAAACGGCACAGGATACGGCCGTCGACAACGATCTCAGGAGACGGGTAGCAGCGGAACGTCACCAGAAGGGACGCGGCGACCTGCTGGACGAGAACGCGCCGAATGAATTCGGCAAGACCTGA
- a CDS encoding IlvD/Edd family dehydratase: protein MSQRRLRSQDWFDNPDHADMTALYLERFMNYGTTPEELRSGKPIIGIAQSGSDINPCNRHHLELARRLRDGIRDAGGIPIEFPSHPLFENCKRPTAALDRNLAYLGLVELLYGYPFDGVVLTTGCDKTTPSALMAAATVNIPAIVYSGGPMLDGWHEGELVGSGTVIWRSRRKLAAGEITREEFLEAALDSAPSVGHCNTMGTASTMNAMAEALGMSLTGCAAIPAAYRERGQMGYRTGRRAVELVNENIRPLDVLTRDAFLNAIRVNSAIGGSTNAQPHLSAIARHAGVELKPSDWQEHGFDIPLLANVQPAGEFLGERFHRAGGVPAIMWELLEAGRLDGGCPTVTGKSVAENLEGRQASDRAVIRPFCEPLQERAGFLVLKGNLFDFAIMKMSVISADFRKRYLSVPGREGIFEGKAVVFDGSEDYHARINDPALDIDENTILVIRGAGPRGWPGSAEVVNMQPPDRLIRKGITSLPTIGDGRQSGTADSPSILHASPESAAGGGLAYLRTGDIIRIDFNAGRCDMLVGDAEIASRKAEGLPEVPPDATPWQRIYRDSVTQIDEGATLSGADTFRDIASRPPRHNH from the coding sequence ATGTCGCAACGTCGCCTCAGGTCTCAGGACTGGTTCGACAATCCGGATCATGCGGATATGACGGCGCTCTATCTGGAGCGTTTCATGAATTACGGCACCACGCCGGAGGAATTGCGCTCCGGTAAGCCGATCATCGGCATCGCCCAGAGCGGCAGCGACATCAACCCGTGCAACCGGCACCATCTCGAGCTCGCCCGTCGGCTGCGCGACGGCATCCGCGATGCTGGCGGCATTCCGATCGAGTTCCCCTCCCATCCGCTTTTTGAAAACTGCAAGCGCCCCACGGCGGCGCTCGACCGTAACCTCGCCTATCTTGGCCTCGTCGAGTTGCTCTACGGCTATCCCTTCGACGGAGTGGTGCTGACGACGGGCTGCGACAAGACCACGCCGTCGGCGCTGATGGCGGCCGCCACCGTCAATATTCCGGCGATCGTCTATTCCGGCGGTCCCATGCTCGACGGCTGGCACGAAGGCGAACTGGTCGGTTCCGGCACGGTGATCTGGCGCTCGCGCCGCAAGCTCGCCGCCGGCGAGATCACGCGCGAGGAATTTCTTGAGGCCGCGCTCGATTCCGCACCCTCGGTCGGTCACTGCAACACCATGGGCACCGCCTCGACCATGAATGCCATGGCCGAGGCGCTCGGCATGTCGCTGACCGGCTGCGCGGCCATTCCCGCCGCCTATCGCGAGCGCGGACAGATGGGCTATCGCACCGGGCGGCGCGCCGTGGAGCTGGTCAACGAGAACATCCGCCCGCTCGATGTCCTCACCCGTGATGCCTTCCTTAACGCGATCCGGGTGAATTCGGCGATCGGCGGCTCGACCAACGCCCAGCCGCATCTCTCCGCCATCGCCCGCCATGCCGGGGTCGAACTGAAACCCTCCGACTGGCAGGAGCACGGCTTCGACATTCCGCTTCTCGCCAATGTCCAGCCGGCGGGCGAATTCCTCGGCGAGCGCTTCCACCGTGCCGGCGGCGTGCCGGCCATCATGTGGGAACTGCTCGAGGCGGGACGGCTTGACGGCGGCTGTCCGACAGTCACAGGCAAGTCCGTCGCCGAGAATCTCGAAGGCAGGCAGGCAAGCGACCGGGCCGTGATCCGGCCGTTTTGCGAACCGCTGCAGGAACGGGCCGGCTTCCTGGTGCTGAAGGGCAACCTTTTCGATTTCGCCATCATGAAGATGAGCGTGATTTCCGCGGACTTCCGAAAACGCTATCTCTCCGTGCCCGGCCGGGAAGGCATATTCGAGGGCAAGGCCGTGGTCTTCGACGGGTCGGAGGATTATCACGCCAGAATCAACGATCCGGCGCTCGATATCGATGAGAACACCATCCTCGTCATCCGCGGGGCTGGTCCGCGCGGCTGGCCGGGCTCGGCGGAGGTGGTCAACATGCAGCCGCCGGACCGCCTTATCCGGAAGGGGATCACCAGCCTGCCAACAATAGGCGACGGCCGACAGTCCGGCACGGCGGACAGTCCGTCGATCCTCCATGCCTCGCCGGAAAGTGCCGCCGGCGGCGGTCTTGCCTATCTTCGCACCGGCGATATCATCCGCATTGATTTCAATGCCGGCCGCTGCGACATGCTGGTTGGTGATGCCGAGATTGCAAGCCGAAAGGCGGAAGGCCTTCCCGAAGTGCCGCCGGATGCGACGCCGTGGCAGCGCATCTATCGCGATTCCGTCACGCAGATCGACGAAGGCGCGACGCTTTCGGGCGCCGATACGTTTCGCGACATCGCTTCGCGGCCGCCCCGGCACAACCATTAG
- a CDS encoding UDP-glucose/GDP-mannose dehydrogenase family protein: protein MVRVSVFGIGYTGTVSAACLAEQGHEVIAVDIDPAKVEAINEGKSPIVEEGLAELVSSNRKDGRLSATTDIAAAVASSDVSIVCVGTPSEPNGAIGLSQVKALCTAIGKAIAEKPDFHSIVMRSTLVPGTMETVCVPELERASGLVAGKSFGVGYFPEFLREGSAIKDYFEPCLVVYGSMDEKTQAVLAGFNASFAVEHHAVDMKTAEMIKYTSNSWRAAKITFANEIGNIAKSVGVDGQKVMKILCSDDKISMSPYFLRPGFAFGGSCLPKDVRALRFLADEKGVGAPLLDGIMAANENQVARAEALVRRFAGRTVGMVGVSFKPATDDLRESPLAALAKRLIDAGYGIRIYDPFVKSAFDDRMAGAGRGNDKVENLAEKLVGNISDLIALSDIIVVGHRYEEAVAPLSAILGQKPMVDLTRVEAGRVSGPAYEGICW, encoded by the coding sequence GTGGTGAGAGTAAGTGTGTTCGGCATCGGCTATACGGGAACCGTATCCGCCGCCTGCCTTGCCGAACAGGGCCATGAGGTGATCGCCGTCGACATCGATCCGGCCAAGGTCGAGGCGATCAACGAGGGCAAGAGCCCGATCGTCGAGGAGGGGCTCGCCGAACTTGTTTCGTCCAATCGCAAGGACGGCCGGCTTTCGGCAACGACGGATATCGCGGCGGCCGTCGCCTCCAGCGACGTTTCGATCGTCTGCGTCGGCACCCCGAGCGAGCCGAACGGCGCCATCGGCCTGTCCCAGGTGAAGGCCCTCTGCACCGCGATCGGCAAGGCGATTGCCGAAAAGCCGGACTTCCACAGCATCGTCATGCGCTCCACGCTGGTGCCGGGCACGATGGAAACCGTCTGTGTGCCGGAACTCGAGCGCGCCTCCGGGCTTGTCGCCGGCAAGTCCTTTGGCGTCGGCTATTTTCCCGAATTCCTCAGGGAGGGCTCGGCGATCAAGGACTATTTCGAGCCCTGCCTCGTTGTTTACGGTTCGATGGACGAGAAGACGCAGGCCGTGCTGGCCGGCTTCAATGCTTCCTTTGCGGTGGAGCATCACGCCGTTGATATGAAGACCGCCGAGATGATCAAATATACCAGCAACAGCTGGCGCGCGGCCAAGATCACCTTCGCCAACGAGATCGGCAACATCGCCAAGAGCGTCGGCGTCGACGGCCAGAAGGTGATGAAGATCCTCTGCTCCGACGACAAGATCTCCATGTCGCCCTATTTCCTGCGTCCCGGCTTCGCCTTCGGCGGGTCCTGCCTGCCCAAGGATGTGCGGGCCCTCAGGTTTCTGGCGGATGAAAAGGGCGTCGGCGCACCGCTTCTCGACGGTATCATGGCGGCAAACGAAAACCAGGTGGCTCGCGCCGAGGCGTTGGTGCGCAGGTTTGCGGGCAGGACCGTGGGCATGGTCGGCGTCAGCTTCAAGCCGGCGACCGACGACCTCAGGGAAAGCCCGCTCGCCGCGCTCGCGAAACGGCTGATCGACGCCGGATACGGCATCAGGATCTATGACCCCTTTGTGAAATCGGCCTTTGATGACAGAATGGCCGGCGCTGGCCGCGGCAATGACAAGGTCGAAAATCTCGCGGAAAAGCTGGTCGGGAATATCTCGGACCTGATAGCGCTGTCAGATATCATCGTCGTCGGTCATCGCTATGAAGAGGCCGTCGCTCCGCTTTCCGCGATTTTGGGGCAGAAGCCGATGGTGGACCTGACGCGCGTGGAAGCGGGCAGGGTCTCGGGCCCGGCCTATGAAGGAATCTGCTGGTAG
- a CDS encoding glycosyltransferase, whose amino-acid sequence MYHLLYLLVCLNIGLFAAPEVVGQSTGLALTIGTLGVWRYSWALINFIRAKIYLHIVFPRRRKAAERRYQDQKWRAHAFFLVTTYKIDPSITGPVYRSIFDAAARSQGGATIVSSVVDASDVRLIKAIFALSDASRSGLVSLKFDRIPGTGKRDALATSMRTIARLNPGWQDVIFLVDGDTRVPPDVVAQAAPFFTDPVMGAVTTDEVSEASGGRLFKDWFALRFSQRQMMMSSMGLSERVLTLTGRMSAFRGDLASDPTFIESVQHDFIDHWRFGRIDFLTGDDKSTWYWLLQRGYKMGYLPDVKTVSVETQPREGFIDSAIVLMRRWFGNTLRTSNRALALPASRIGYFTWWSILDQRMSMWTSLAGPCGMLIATLVYNPFVLLFYLSWVMLSRYVTCALISTFRASRFPITYPFLLYFGQLVGAMVKTYVLFRLDRQKWTRQTAATNTETKRGILASDRFSFYMHALAVGWLVLGMVWLVDISGA is encoded by the coding sequence GTGTATCATCTTCTGTACCTGCTTGTGTGTTTGAATATCGGGCTGTTCGCGGCGCCTGAAGTCGTGGGCCAGTCCACGGGGCTGGCGCTCACCATCGGCACGCTCGGCGTCTGGCGCTATTCCTGGGCGCTCATCAACTTCATCAGGGCGAAGATCTATCTCCACATTGTCTTTCCGCGCCGGCGCAAGGCAGCGGAAAGGCGTTATCAGGACCAGAAGTGGCGGGCGCACGCGTTCTTCCTGGTGACCACCTACAAGATCGATCCGTCGATCACGGGGCCGGTCTACCGTTCGATCTTCGACGCGGCGGCGCGATCGCAAGGCGGCGCGACGATCGTCTCCTCCGTCGTCGATGCCAGCGATGTCCGGCTGATCAAGGCGATCTTCGCCTTGTCCGATGCAAGCCGGTCCGGGCTCGTCAGCCTGAAGTTCGACCGGATCCCCGGCACCGGCAAGCGGGATGCGCTTGCCACATCGATGCGCACGATCGCGCGGCTCAATCCAGGCTGGCAGGACGTCATCTTCCTCGTGGACGGCGATACCCGCGTGCCGCCGGACGTGGTGGCCCAGGCCGCACCCTTCTTTACCGATCCGGTCATGGGCGCGGTGACGACGGACGAGGTTTCGGAGGCCTCCGGCGGAAGGCTGTTCAAGGACTGGTTCGCGCTGCGCTTTTCCCAGCGGCAGATGATGATGTCCTCCATGGGCCTGAGCGAGCGCGTGCTGACGCTCACGGGGCGCATGTCCGCCTTTCGCGGCGACCTAGCCAGCGACCCGACCTTTATTGAAAGCGTCCAGCATGATTTCATCGACCACTGGCGCTTCGGCCGCATCGACTTTCTGACCGGCGACGACAAGTCGACCTGGTACTGGCTTTTGCAGCGCGGCTACAAGATGGGCTACCTGCCCGACGTCAAGACGGTTTCCGTCGAGACGCAACCGCGCGAGGGCTTCATCGATTCCGCCATCGTGCTGATGCGGCGCTGGTTCGGCAATACGCTGCGCACCAGCAACCGCGCGCTGGCGCTGCCGGCAAGCCGGATCGGCTACTTCACCTGGTGGTCGATCCTCGACCAGCGCATGTCGATGTGGACGTCGCTTGCCGGGCCCTGCGGCATGCTGATCGCCACTTTGGTATACAACCCCTTCGTTTTGCTGTTCTATCTTTCCTGGGTGATGCTGTCGCGCTACGTGACATGCGCGTTGATCTCAACGTTCCGGGCGAGCCGCTTTCCCATCACCTATCCGTTTCTGCTTTATTTCGGCCAGCTTGTGGGCGCCATGGTCAAGACCTATGTGCTTTTCCGCCTTGACCGGCAGAAATGGACCCGCCAGACCGCTGCCACCAACACCGAGACCAAAAGAGGCATTCTGGCATCCGATCGATTTTCTTTTTATATGCATGCCCTTGCTGTAGGATGGCTGGTGCTGGGCATGGTTTGGCTCGTTGATATTTCGGGCGCTTAG
- a CDS encoding sugar phosphate nucleotidyltransferase, producing the protein MSAIYPLVMCGGVGMRLWPLSRLNTPKQFHRIGPDSSLTFFQATVERHSGEGFHIPYVSVGMRYEGVVREQLAEIGRAGELMIEPTARRTGPAVLASAIAINERDPGALMAVLPSDHLIEGDFSSVLLKMRPPAADGRIVLFGIEPAYPEVGYGYIVDSGPSALYPGARDVSHFIEKPARPIAERLIAEGHAYWASGVSLFRVDVLMAEYQRLDPDTFAAVSEAVRDAGRGPGRTELSDAPFGRAYGAATESVVFEHSDKVLLAPAAISWSDVGSWRSLYEIGARDGEGNVLSGDVVPVDTRNSYVRASSGRLIATVGVDNLAIVDTADALLVTSLDRTQDVRMVLEALETRGTKPDAAPEPHELPVRSGEGYGVYALDIAPGEAVALAPLEDEHRVLTVCAGAVELEGGSEIGRKWPGETVRVAAGSSCGLRNGGGEPARLVEVRHAVTPVVPLGVPVQARPRMVSGGEAK; encoded by the coding sequence ATGAGCGCGATCTATCCCCTCGTCATGTGCGGCGGCGTTGGCATGCGGCTCTGGCCGCTCTCGCGTCTCAACACGCCGAAGCAGTTCCACAGGATCGGCCCGGACAGTTCGCTCACTTTCTTCCAGGCGACGGTGGAGCGCCATAGCGGCGAGGGCTTTCATATACCCTATGTCAGCGTTGGCATGCGCTATGAAGGCGTCGTGCGTGAGCAGCTTGCCGAGATCGGCCGCGCCGGCGAGCTGATGATCGAGCCGACCGCCAGACGGACGGGGCCGGCGGTGCTTGCGAGCGCCATCGCGATCAATGAGCGCGATCCCGGCGCGCTGATGGCCGTGCTGCCCTCCGATCACCTGATCGAGGGGGATTTCAGCAGCGTGCTGTTGAAGATGCGCCCGCCCGCCGCCGACGGCCGGATCGTCCTTTTCGGCATCGAGCCGGCCTACCCGGAGGTCGGCTACGGCTATATCGTCGACAGCGGGCCAAGCGCGCTTTATCCCGGCGCGCGCGATGTCTCGCATTTCATCGAGAAGCCGGCGCGACCGATCGCCGAAAGGCTGATTGCCGAGGGGCATGCCTACTGGGCTTCGGGCGTCAGCCTGTTTCGCGTCGATGTGCTGATGGCGGAGTATCAGCGGCTTGATCCGGACACATTCGCGGCGGTCAGCGAGGCGGTCCGCGACGCAGGCCGCGGGCCCGGTCGCACCGAGCTCAGCGACGCGCCCTTTGGCCGCGCGTATGGCGCGGCGACGGAAAGCGTGGTGTTCGAACACAGCGACAAGGTGCTTCTGGCGCCGGCCGCCATTTCCTGGAGCGACGTCGGAAGCTGGCGCTCGCTCTACGAGATCGGCGCCAGGGACGGGGAGGGCAATGTGCTTTCGGGCGACGTCGTGCCTGTCGATACCCGCAACTCCTATGTCCGGGCGTCCTCCGGGCGGCTGATCGCCACCGTCGGCGTCGACAATCTCGCCATCGTCGATACCGCGGATGCCCTGCTCGTGACCTCGCTGGACCGCACCCAGGACGTGCGCATGGTGCTTGAGGCGCTCGAGACGCGCGGAACCAAGCCCGACGCAGCGCCGGAGCCGCATGAACTGCCGGTCCGCTCCGGCGAGGGCTACGGCGTCTACGCGCTCGACATCGCCCCCGGTGAAGCGGTTGCGCTCGCCCCGCTTGAAGACGAGCATCGCGTGCTGACGGTCTGCGCCGGGGCCGTTGAACTGGAGGGCGGCAGCGAGATCGGCCGGAAATGGCCGGGTGAGACCGTGAGGGTCGCCGCGGGCAGCTCCTGCGGGCTGCGAAATGGCGGCGGAGAGCCGGCCCGGCTGGTGGAGGTACGCCACGCGGTCACGCCGGTCGTGCCGCTCGGCGTCCCGGTTCAGGCGCGCCCGCGCATGGTCTCGGGCGGAGAGGCGAAATGA